The Anastrepha ludens isolate Willacy chromosome 2, idAnaLude1.1, whole genome shotgun sequence genome contains a region encoding:
- the LOC128862378 gene encoding glycerophosphodiester phosphodiesterase 1 translates to MRILGVLWTLLKMLYQLLWCSARLLSVLFNVFWFTCNLASACIPWLTLVLLVACVASKFAKLRSPDEKRLLSLLGGCAPEELTYWPIANRGAGYDAPENSRAAIKKCAARGYRNVLLEAGLTACGEVVIVNRETLERAGLMGGIARYTLEELGKLNITELHPLGSQFEAERILTLTELIQLLEEQQRITVFLHILDNSVRMLEQLKAIIKANSQFSSRTILISRSPYAIYQLRKLHPELICGLWTEKSLSLAILKASTLITSIYGAFFRNIIAPVIGISVVFVSKEEFNLHIAELWRNVGVRPLVYNVNSPNEKRYFQKTMKTQYLTDSLRSEPHLLMKA, encoded by the exons ATGAGAATTCTGGGCGTGCTGTGGACCCTCCTTAAAATGCTCTACCAACTGCTATGGTGTTCGGCGCGCTTACTCTCAGTGCTTTTTAATGTCTTCTGGTTCACCTGCAATCTTGCATCGGCGTGTATACCATGGTTGACATTGGTGCTACTCGTGGCTTGTGTGGCTTCCAAATTCGCCAAGCTACGCAGTCCGGATGAGAAGCGTTTGCTTAGTTTGCTGGGTGGTTGCGCGCCGGAGGAGCTAACATATTGGCCAATTGCAAATCGTGGTGCTGGCTATGATGCGCCTGAAAACTCCAGAGCTGCAATAAAAAAG TGCGCGGCACGCGGCTATCGCAATGTGCTACTGGAAGCCGGATTAACGGCGTGTGGTGAGGTAGTTATTGTAAATCGGGAAACGCTGGAACGTGCCGGTTTAATGGGTGGCATTGCCCGCTACACCCTGGAAGAATTGGGCAAATTGAATATAACCGAGCTGCATCCATTAGG CTCACAATTTGAGGCTGAGCGCATACTCACACTTACAGAGTTAATACAACTCTTGGAGGAACAACAACGAATAACTGTCTTCTTGCACATTTTGGACAATAGCGTACGAATGCTGGAACAGTTAAAGGCTATAATAAAAGCTAATTCACAATTTTCCTCACGCACAATACTCATCAGCCGCTCACCATATGCCATCTATCAG TTACGCAAGTTACATCCAGAATTGATTTGCGGCCTTTGGACAGAAAAATCGCTTTCATTGGCAATTCTGAAGGCCTCAACACTGATCACATCGATTTACGGCGCATTCTTTCGCAATATTATTGCACCAGTGATTGGAATTAGCGTTGTATTTGTCAGCAAAGAAGAATTCAACCT TCACATCGCTGAACTTTGGCGCAATGTGGGCGTCCGTCCATTGGTATATAATGTAAATTCGCccaatgaaaaacgatattttcaaaaaacaatgaaaactcAATATTTAACCGATTCGTTACGCTCCGAACCACACCTGCTAATGAAggcttag